From the genome of Mixophyes fleayi isolate aMixFle1 chromosome 2, aMixFle1.hap1, whole genome shotgun sequence, one region includes:
- the HTR1F gene encoding 5-hydroxytryptamine receptor 1F codes for MKRSTNDQLPTVNFMFRENMDILNITEYNCTSEEPSKGITSRILISLTLSILTLMTTAINSLVIAAIIVTRKLHHPANYLICSLAVTDFLVAVLVMPFSIMYIMKETWIMGQAVCDIWLSVDITCCTCSILHLSAIALDRYRAITDAVEYARKRTPQHAAFMIAIVWIISIFISMPPLFWRHQTHNRDDECIIKHDHIIFTIYSTFGAFYIPLALILILYYKIYKAAKSLYHKRNMSRCEKEQNGQVLLEACAKSSTLCIPEKSFSDHSTDFDRIHITIRNPRADIKHEKALRKQKISSSRERKAATTLGLILGAFVICWLPFFVKEVIVNVCDACYISDDMSNFLTWLGYLNSLINPLIYTIFNEDFKKAFQKLMHCRHYL; via the exons ATGAAG CGATCAACTAACGATCAACTCCCCACTGTGAACTTCATGTTTAGAGAGAATATGGATATACTAAACATAACGGAATACAATTGTACTTCAGAAGAACCATCGAAAGGGATTACAAGCAGAATTCTTATATCACTTACTCTGTCGATCTTGACGTTGATGACAACTGCAATAAACTCTTTGGTAATTGCTGCAATAATCGTGACGCGGAAGCTCCATCACCCTGCCAACTACTTGATATGTTCTCTGGCAGTGACAGATTTTCTGGTCGCTGTGTTGGTGATGCCTTTCAGCATTATGTACATCATGAAAGAAACTTGGATTATGGGCCAAGCGGTCTGTGACATCTGGCTAAGTGTAGACATTACATGTTGCACATGTTCGATACTGCATCTCTCAGCGATTGCACTGGATCGTTATAGAGCTATTACCGATGCTGTGGAGTATGCCAGAAAACGAACGCCCCAGCATGCTGCCTTCATGATTGCCATAGTGTGGATAATTTCTATATTCATATCTATGCCACCATTGTTTTGGCGCCACCAGACACACAATCGTGATGATGAATGCATCATTAAACATGAccatattatttttactatttattcCACGTTTGGAGCTTTTTATATCCCATTGGCATTAATACTTATTCTTTATTATAAAATTTATAAAGCTGCAAAATCATTGTATCACAAAAGGAATATGAGTCGATGTGAAAAAGAGCAAAACGGTCAGGTCCTTCTAGAAGCTTGTGCGAAAAGCTCCACCTTGTGTATACCAGAAAAGTCTTTCTCAGACCACTCAACGGATTTTGATAGAATTCATATTACAATTAGGAACCCAAGAGCCGATATAAAGCATGAAAAAGCTTTGCGAAAGCAAAAAATATCCAGTAGTAGGGAACGCAAAGCAGCCACAACTTTAGGCTTGATTTTGGGGGCGTTTGTTATATGTTGGCTTCCATTCTTTGTTAAAGAAGTGATTGTAAATGTTTGCGATGCATGTTATATCTCTGACGATATGTCCAACTTCCTCACGTGGCTTGGATACCTCAATTCTTTAATTAACCCACTTATTTATACCATCTTCAATGAAGACTTTAAGAAAGCATTCCAGAAACTAATGCACTGCAGACACTACCTATGA